The following proteins come from a genomic window of Pichia kudriavzevii chromosome 1, complete sequence:
- a CDS encoding uncharacterized protein (PKUD0A00980; similar to Saccharomyces cerevisiae YHR196W (UTP9); ancestral locus Anc_4.362) codes for MKSPIVVSPSLGSTFVAASIARPDKTSIDVLPLDYLLAHKEGEEEEKGEGEGGLSPQPGKFEIDFLNGEQVAAFKWLRVPKGSDERGSTAATAAPNVSKRRRDSFPLEKTTPDFIDYLVILLTTGEILVYSTFLKEFTNKISSDSNFSAMEVMSNTGDHNIVVFDSSVSSVKFFQSNSPQIVSTIPFKEDANISCILSLENDDLQLNLILASSSAIYIINLKGEIIDKIDISLPESGTVNSKQRLPAFDNSTPILKMAKHKNEDILYLTRKNNAIIQVVDLKSKTSRFLTASTTITDISILRTNNSYIIAATLLGGSVELFSPRSEETSSYARLEIEGGKDIGKFVGLLDSNNIIDGVYKGVWYDHFNIQITDIEFDDISALDGTIRITVTNSGDDELLELSDGESSGNDEYYEADETFTKPKNVDNLQCTDLKEFSQLIRQKLILPDLDNERDDVNKNEYFTELLAQNTTFAKPIIHTLSVDETKILFNRVAYLVSQFPSSINQDFTIVSNVKQWLKWILILRGSAIINDDESIGWLKLLRSEFNQEAKVLNNMVKLTGKLTLLKDQLEIRKEMMKAAGSNGEADGENEADDVNNDSGSDSEDDAINVMDGEGGFGEEEADDDDSDNEDDDEDDDEADDNAATE; via the coding sequence ATGAAGTCGCCTATTGTTGTGTCGCCCTCCTTGGGGTCCACTTTTGTTGCAGCCAGCATTGCACGACCAGATAAGACGAGTATCGATGTGCTCCCCTTGGACTATCTTTTGGCACATAaggaaggagaagaagaagaaaaaggagaaggagaaggaggtTTATCACCTCAACCGGGcaagtttgaaattgatttccTCAATGGCGAGCAGGTGGCTGCCTTCAAATGGCTCAGGGTTCCTAAAGGTAGTGACGAAAGGGGATCAACTGCAGCTACAGCAGCACCAAATGTCTcaaagagaaggagagacTCATTTCCTTTGGAAAAGACAACTCCCGACTTTATTGACTACCTTGTAATACTACTAACAACTGGCGAAATCCTGGTTTATTCGACCTTTTTAAAGGAATTCACTAACAAGATCTCCTCCGATTCGAACTTTTCCGCTATGGAGGTGATGTCCAATACTGGTGATCATAATATAGTAGTTTTCGATTCTTCAGTTTCATCGGtcaaattctttcaatCAAATTCTCCTCAAATTGTATCTACAATTCctttcaaagaagatgCCAACATCTCATGTATTCTATCacttgaaaatgacgaTCTTCAATTAAACTTGATTCTGGCATCCAGCTCTGCCATTTatattatcaatttgaagGGGGAAATCATTGACAAGATCGATATCTCATTGCCAGAATCGGGAACTGTGAATTCCAAACAAAGGCTACCTGCTTTCGATAATTCAACAcctattttgaaaatggcaaaacATAAGAATGAGGACATTCTTTACCTGACTCGTAAAAATAATGCCATTATacaagttgttgatttgaagagTAAAACATCGAGATTTTTAACtgcatcaacaacaatcaCAGATATCTCTATCCTTAGAACAAATAACTCCTATATTATTGCAGCTACACTATTAGGGGGTTCGGTTGAATTGTTTTCGCCTAGAAGTGAGGAAACTTCAAGTTATGCACGGTTGGAAATTGAAGGCGGTAAAGATATTGGGAAGTTTGTAGGGTTGTTAGACTCCAATAATATTATTGATGGTGTATATAAAGGTGTATGGTATGATCAtttcaatattcaaatcaCAGATATTGAGTTTGATGACATTTCTGCGTTGGATGGTACAATACGGATAACCGTCACCAATTCCGGAGATGACGAGTTATTAGAATTGTCGGATGGAGAAAGTAGTGGAAACGATGAATACTATGAGGCCGATGAAACTTTTACCAAGCCTAAGAATGTCGATAATTTACAATGCACGGATTTGAAGGAGTTCTCCCAATTAATAAGGCAAAAACTGATATTACCAGATCTTGATAACGAACGAGATGACGTGAATAAGAATGAATATTTCACCGAGCTCTTGGCCCAAAACACAACATTTGCGAAACCCATTATTCACACTCTATCGGTTGACGAAACTAAGATCCTGTTCAATAGAGTTGCCTATCTAGTATCGCAATTTCCAAGCTCAATTAACCAAGATTTTACAATTGTATCGAATGTCAAACAGTGGTTAAAATGGATCTTGATTCTCCGTGGCTCTGCAATCATTAATGACGATGAGTCCATTGGGTGGTTGAAGCTCCTGCGGTCTGAGTTCAACCAAGAAGCAAAGGTGTTGAACAACATGGTCAAACTTACTGGTAAACTGACGTTACTTAAGGACCAGCTAGAGATCCGTAAAGAAATGATGAAGGCAGCCGGTAGTAACGGCGAAGCCGATGGAGAAAACGAGGCGGATGATGTCAATAATGACTCTGGCAGTGACTCGGAAGACGATGCCATTAATGTCATGGATGGCGAAGGAGGAtttggtgaagaagaagctgaCGACGACGACAGTGACaatgaggatgatgatgaggatgatgatgaagcTGACGACAATGCCGCCACTGAGTAG
- a CDS encoding uncharacterized protein (PKUD0A00990; similar to Saccharomyces cerevisiae YOL067C (RTG1); ancestral locus Anc_3.152) has product MSKQDNTLAGVTTSNNSSNRRKDNINEKIAELLQLIPERFFADLGEKNTGTKDGRPNKGQILSRAVDYISWLQGEIDSRNRREVQLTLALEAQQLQLQQQQQHDSVQHESESQHNRHTVAEEMLAQIGVGPLAEQN; this is encoded by the coding sequence ATGAGTAAACAGGACAATACACTTGCCGGAGTCACAACTTCCAACAATTCCAGTAATCGTCGAAAGGACAATATCAACGAGAAAATAGCAGAACTCCTGCAACTGATTCCAGAGCGATTTTTTGCCGATCTAGGTGAAAAGAACACAGGAACCAAAGACGGACGTCCTAACAAGGGACAGATTCTCTCACGTGCCGTGGACTATATTTCGTGGCTGCAGGGAGAGATTGATTCTCGTAACAGAAGAGAGGTTCAGTTAACCCTAGCTTTGGAGGCTcaacaactacaactacaacaacaacaacaacatgaCTCTGTGCAACACGAGTCGGAGTCGCAGCACAACAGACACACTGTCGCGGAGGAAATGCTCGCTCAAATTGGTGTTGGACCATTAGCTGAACAGAATTAA